A single genomic interval of Apis cerana isolate GH-2021 linkage group LG14, AcerK_1.0, whole genome shotgun sequence harbors:
- the LOC107998750 gene encoding phosphatidylinositol 5-phosphate 4-kinase type-2 alpha isoform X3, which yields MPSHFTFKEYCPLVFRNLRERFGIDDLDYKESMTRCRAFNPSLSERHWNLDKNGKTHKLVQHSATTPSITFSPPPVLSQIPVLSKPLLRSYSFKPKRLRSQPILEDSSGKSGAKFYQSYDKLFIIKTLTGEEVERMNSFLKHYHPYIVERHGKTLLPQYLGMYRLTVDGVEHYVVAIRNVFSNHLTTHKKFDLKGSTVDREASDKEKEKDLPTYKDNDFVKEGMKIYIGEEAKTKLIETLTADVDFLTKLHLMDYSLLLGLHDCARAEQENRERAEKEEEEDNHEEEDDSESGSGLDSRGPMGDRLWGWSGVAGMTTPPESPHAALMRDTSLQYEDAIIPELDIYAIPSKEGAPTKEIYFLAIIDVLTHYGVRKQAAKAAKTVKYGANVDGISTCDPEQYGKRFIEFMSKAIE from the exons ATGTCGGGCATTTAATCCTTCCCTATCAGAGAGGCATTGGAATTTGGATAAGAATGGGAAGACTCATAAATTGGTTCAACATTCTGCTACTACTCCTTCAATaactttttctcctcctcctgttCTTTCACAAATTCCAGTCCTAAGTAAACCATTACTACGTTCCTACAGTTTTAAACCAAAGCGTCTGAG atCACAACCTATATTAGAAGATTCATCTGGAAAAAGTGGTGCAAAATTTTATCAGTCTTatgataaattgtttattattaaaactcttACAGGAGAAGAAGTAGAAAgaatgaattcatttttaaaacattatcatCCA tatattgtGGAAAGACATGGAAAAACTTTATTACCTCAATATCTTGGCATGTATCGTTTGACAGTAGACGGAGTCGAACATTACGTCGTTGCTATAAGAAATGTATTTTCAAATCACCTAACTactcataaaaaatttgatctcaAAGGTTCAACAGTAGATCGTGAAGCTtctgataaagaaaaagaaaaagatttacctacttataaagataatgattttgttaaagaaggaatgaaaatttatattggtgAAGAAGCAAAAACTAAACTTATAGAAACATTAACTGCTGATGTTGAT tttttaacaAAGTTGCATTTAAtggattattctttattacttGGGCTACATGATTGTGCACGAGCTGAACAAGAAAATAGAGAACGTGctgagaaagaggaagaagaagataatcatgaagaagaagatgatagTGAATCGGGAAGTGGGCTTGATTCACGAGGTCCAATGGGAGa tcgTCTATGGGGTTGGAGTGGTGTTGCAGGTATGACAACTCCTCCTGAATCGCCACATGCTGCATTAATGCGCGATACAAGCTTACAATATGAAGATGCAATAATTCCtgaattagatatttatgcaATTCCTAGTAAAGAAG gtGCACCtactaaagaaatttattttttagccaTAATTGATGTGTTAACTCATTATGGTGTACGTAAACAGGCAGCAAAGGCAGCTAAAACGGTGAAGTATGGTGCTAATGTTGATGGTATATCAACCTGTGATCCAGAACAATACGGCAAGCGATTTATAGAATTCATGAGCAAAGCTATAGAATAA
- the LOC107998761 gene encoding kinesin-like protein KIF23 isoform X2, whose protein sequence is MKSANIKPPVATRKHGNRAKCDNDTSKEPVRVFCRLRPIVHSNDVSCMKIISDTALVITPSESITNVRNVNKAIQTCFSHVFGPNTSQREVFNIVALPLVENLLNGKNSLLFTYGVTGSGKTYTMSGTHDAGIMPRSLDVIFNSIANCQTKKFVFKPDKLNGFDIQSEADALLDRQNELQRFVTFYNGKTPKMCKIDGNNFSNENILNLSNESQTLVIDEDNAYAVFVTYIEIYNNSVYDLLDENEGKTKTLQSKIIREDGNRNMYVHGCTEIEVKSSEEAFEIFQRGQCKRHIAYTNLNAESSRSHSVFTIRLVQAPLDKDGEQIVQNKQVICISQLSLVDLAGSERTNRSKNTGQRLREAGNINNSLMTLRTCLEILRENQTQGTNKIVPYRDSKITHLFKNYFDGEGNVRMIICVNPSVDDYDETIQVLKFAEVSQEVQVTNSTASKLDLGYAPGRRQANKIFKEARNRLENAGHPTAADLEVDLGLVYSLGGPFPEIDITNPHNDEIITTLMRFLELRIQKRNILQEDLKQKQTNFRNMLVKMERENVSLKIENSTLKASNDQRQKKLQNKNILLNQRAIDKQKVKEKYNNKIQAETDKMSKELESKLRRQREILQNQVKEKEDKLKLMKQILISDDEIDTKNKLECKETIQIQNEIEVPTTSKIITTTPSSISEATLSTTTPKIMTKAVSTVKFDDYNNRLSRKDRIPVVNLHYRRSQSAERWIDHRPPGLVPVGTIFQPVIRNKRSITQLTDPKDITNKASRYCLVAQEQDTDGELETKLYKGDILPTSGGGAQVVFNDMEHLKQVSLLARRKRSSYLSPEKNSTSQKSYCDSEENNSKKPRV, encoded by the exons atgaaatctgC aaatataaaaccaCCTGTTGCAACACGAAAGCACGGAAACCGGGCAAAATGTGATAATGATACATCTAAAGAGCCTGTTAGAGTTTTTTGCCGTTTAAGACCAATAGTTCATTCTAATGATGTATcttgtatgaaaattatttctgatacAGCCTTGGTTATTACTCCATCAGAATCAATAACGAATGTTCGTAATGTAAACAAAGCTATTCAAACGTGTTTTAGTCACGTTTTTGGTCCTAATACTTCTCAAAGAgaagtatttaatattgtagcTTTACCACTTGTTGAAAATCTTCTTAATGGCAAAAATAGTTTACTCTTCACATATGGAGTAACTGGAAGTGGTAAAACTTATACTATGTCTGGTACACATGATGCAGGTATCATGCCTCGTAGTTTAGACGTTATTTTTAACAGTATAGCAAATTGTCaaacaaagaaatttgtttttaaaccTGATAAATTAAATGGTTTTGATATACAAAGTGAAGCTGATGCATTGTTAGATAGACAAAATGAACTTCAAAGAtttgttactttttataatgGAAAAACTCCTAAAat gtGTAAAAtagatggaaataattttagcaatgaaaatatcttaaatttaagtaatGAATCTCAAACATTAGTCATTGATGAAGATAATGCATATGCAGTTTTTGtaacatatattgaaatttataataacagtGTGTATGATTTATTAGATGAGAATGAAGGGAAGACAAA AACTTTACAGAGTAAAATTATACGTGAAgatggaaatagaaatatgtatGTTCATGGATGTACAGAAATAGAAGTAAAAAGTTCAGAAGAagcatttgaaatatttcaacgtGGTCAATGTAAAAGACATATTGCATATACTAATCTTAATGCAGAATCAAGTAGATCTCACAGTGTTTTTACTATAAGACTTGTTCag gCACCACTAGATAAGGATGGTGaacaaattgttcaaaataaacAAGTAATTTGTATTAGTCAATTATCTTTAGTAGATTTAGCTGGAAGTGAACGTACAAATCGCTCGAAAAATACTGGACAGAGACTCAGGGAAGcag gaaatataaataattcgctAATGACACTGCGTACTTGTTTGGAAATACTTCGTGAAAATCAGACTCAAGGTACAAATAAAATAGTCCCTTATCGAGATTCTAAAATaacacatttatttaaaaattactttgatGGAGAAGGAAATGTTAGAATGATCATTTGCGTTAATCCTAGTGTCGATGATTATGATGAAACTATT caAGTATTAAAGTTTGCTGAAGTTAGTCAAGAAGTACAAGTTACAAATTCTACAGCTTCAAAATTAGATTTAGGATATGCACCTGGTAGAAGACAAGCTAATAAa atatttaaagaagCAAGAAATAGATTAGAAAATGCTGGTCATCCTACTGCAGCTGATTTAGAAGTTGATTTGGGTTTAGTATATag tcTTGGAGGACCATTTCCAGAAATAGATATAACAAATCCAcataatgatgaaataatcACTACACTTATGCGTTTCTTAGAATTGCGTATTCAAAAGCGAAATATTTTGCAAGAAGATCTGAAACAGaaac aaacgaattttagaaatatgctAGTAAAAATGGAACGCGAAAatgtatcattaaaaattgaaaattctacaTTGAAAGCATCAAATGATCAACGACAAAAAAAA ttacaaaacaaaaatatattattgaatcaaCGTGCAATAGACaaacaaaaagtaaaagaaaaatataataataaaattcaagcaGAAACTGATAAAATGAGTAAAGAATTAGAAAGCAAACTTCGCAGACAACGTGAAATTCTTCAG aatcaagtgaaagaaaaagaagataaattgaaattaatgaaacagaTATTAATAAGTGATGATGAAatagatacaaaaaataaattagaatgtaaagaaacgattcaaatacaaaatgaaattgaagtaCCCACAACATCAAAAATCATTACAACTACTCCAAGTAGTATTTCAGAAGCTACACTTTCTACAACTACACCAAAAATTATGACAAAAGCTGTTTCGACAGTTAAATTTGATGATTATAATAACCGATTAAGtagaaaa gaTAGAATACCAGTAGTAAATCTACATTATAGAAGATCACAAAGTGCAGAAAGATGGATTGATCATCGACCTCCTGGATTAGTTCCGGTTGGTACCATTTTTCAACcagttattcgaaataaacgaAGTATCACACAATTAACAGATCCGAAAGATATTACAAACAAAGCATCCAGATATTGCCTTGTCGCACAGGAACAAGATACAGATGGTGAACTTGAAACTAAATTATACAAA gGAGATATATTACCAACTAGTGGAGGAGGAGCTCAAGTGGTATTTAATGATATGGAACATTTGAAACAAGTTTCGTTGCTTGCAAGAAGAAAACGTAGTAGTTATTTGAGCCccgaaaaaaattctacttcTCAAAAAAGTTATTGTGATtcggaagaaaataattcaaaaaaacctcgcgtataa
- the LOC107998761 gene encoding kinesin-like protein KIF23 isoform X1 — translation MKSANIKPPVATRKHGNRAKCDNDTSKEPVRVFCRLRPIVHSNDVSCMKIISDTALVITPSESITNVRNVNKAIQTCFSHVFGPNTSQREVFNIVALPLVENLLNGKNSLLFTYGVTGSGKTYTMSGTHDAGIMPRSLDVIFNSIANCQTKKFVFKPDKLNGFDIQSEADALLDRQNELQRFVTFYNGKTPKMCKIDGNNFSNENILNLSNESQTLVIDEDNAYAVFVTYIEIYNNSVYDLLDENEGKTKTLQSKIIREDGNRNMYVHGCTEIEVKSSEEAFEIFQRGQCKRHIAYTNLNAESSRSHSVFTIRLVQAPLDKDGEQIVQNKQVICISQLSLVDLAGSERTNRSKNTGQRLREAGNINNSLMTLRTCLEILRENQTQGTNKIVPYRDSKITHLFKNYFDGEGNVRMIICVNPSVDDYDETIQVLKFAEVSQEVQVTNSTASKLDLGYAPGRRQANKIFKEARNRLENAGHPTAADLEVDLGLVYSLGGPFPEIDITNPHNDEIITTLMRFLELRIQKRNILQEDLKQKQTNFRNMLVKMERENVSLKIENSTLKASNDQRQKKISALEAHICKTEAQIDTLLYRLNSANDIIRHMKQELQNKNILLNQRAIDKQKVKEKYNNKIQAETDKMSKELESKLRRQREILQNQVKEKEDKLKLMKQILISDDEIDTKNKLECKETIQIQNEIEVPTTSKIITTTPSSISEATLSTTTPKIMTKAVSTVKFDDYNNRLSRKDRIPVVNLHYRRSQSAERWIDHRPPGLVPVGTIFQPVIRNKRSITQLTDPKDITNKASRYCLVAQEQDTDGELETKLYKGDILPTSGGGAQVVFNDMEHLKQVSLLARRKRSSYLSPEKNSTSQKSYCDSEENNSKKPRV, via the exons atgaaatctgC aaatataaaaccaCCTGTTGCAACACGAAAGCACGGAAACCGGGCAAAATGTGATAATGATACATCTAAAGAGCCTGTTAGAGTTTTTTGCCGTTTAAGACCAATAGTTCATTCTAATGATGTATcttgtatgaaaattatttctgatacAGCCTTGGTTATTACTCCATCAGAATCAATAACGAATGTTCGTAATGTAAACAAAGCTATTCAAACGTGTTTTAGTCACGTTTTTGGTCCTAATACTTCTCAAAGAgaagtatttaatattgtagcTTTACCACTTGTTGAAAATCTTCTTAATGGCAAAAATAGTTTACTCTTCACATATGGAGTAACTGGAAGTGGTAAAACTTATACTATGTCTGGTACACATGATGCAGGTATCATGCCTCGTAGTTTAGACGTTATTTTTAACAGTATAGCAAATTGTCaaacaaagaaatttgtttttaaaccTGATAAATTAAATGGTTTTGATATACAAAGTGAAGCTGATGCATTGTTAGATAGACAAAATGAACTTCAAAGAtttgttactttttataatgGAAAAACTCCTAAAat gtGTAAAAtagatggaaataattttagcaatgaaaatatcttaaatttaagtaatGAATCTCAAACATTAGTCATTGATGAAGATAATGCATATGCAGTTTTTGtaacatatattgaaatttataataacagtGTGTATGATTTATTAGATGAGAATGAAGGGAAGACAAA AACTTTACAGAGTAAAATTATACGTGAAgatggaaatagaaatatgtatGTTCATGGATGTACAGAAATAGAAGTAAAAAGTTCAGAAGAagcatttgaaatatttcaacgtGGTCAATGTAAAAGACATATTGCATATACTAATCTTAATGCAGAATCAAGTAGATCTCACAGTGTTTTTACTATAAGACTTGTTCag gCACCACTAGATAAGGATGGTGaacaaattgttcaaaataaacAAGTAATTTGTATTAGTCAATTATCTTTAGTAGATTTAGCTGGAAGTGAACGTACAAATCGCTCGAAAAATACTGGACAGAGACTCAGGGAAGcag gaaatataaataattcgctAATGACACTGCGTACTTGTTTGGAAATACTTCGTGAAAATCAGACTCAAGGTACAAATAAAATAGTCCCTTATCGAGATTCTAAAATaacacatttatttaaaaattactttgatGGAGAAGGAAATGTTAGAATGATCATTTGCGTTAATCCTAGTGTCGATGATTATGATGAAACTATT caAGTATTAAAGTTTGCTGAAGTTAGTCAAGAAGTACAAGTTACAAATTCTACAGCTTCAAAATTAGATTTAGGATATGCACCTGGTAGAAGACAAGCTAATAAa atatttaaagaagCAAGAAATAGATTAGAAAATGCTGGTCATCCTACTGCAGCTGATTTAGAAGTTGATTTGGGTTTAGTATATag tcTTGGAGGACCATTTCCAGAAATAGATATAACAAATCCAcataatgatgaaataatcACTACACTTATGCGTTTCTTAGAATTGCGTATTCAAAAGCGAAATATTTTGCAAGAAGATCTGAAACAGaaac aaacgaattttagaaatatgctAGTAAAAATGGAACGCGAAAatgtatcattaaaaattgaaaattctacaTTGAAAGCATCAAATGATCAACGACAAAAAAAA atatctgCTTTGGAAGCTCATATTTGTAAAACAGAAGCACAAATTGATACTTTATTATACAGATTAAATAGTGCAAATGACATAATCAGACATATGAAgcaagaa ttacaaaacaaaaatatattattgaatcaaCGTGCAATAGACaaacaaaaagtaaaagaaaaatataataataaaattcaagcaGAAACTGATAAAATGAGTAAAGAATTAGAAAGCAAACTTCGCAGACAACGTGAAATTCTTCAG aatcaagtgaaagaaaaagaagataaattgaaattaatgaaacagaTATTAATAAGTGATGATGAAatagatacaaaaaataaattagaatgtaaagaaacgattcaaatacaaaatgaaattgaagtaCCCACAACATCAAAAATCATTACAACTACTCCAAGTAGTATTTCAGAAGCTACACTTTCTACAACTACACCAAAAATTATGACAAAAGCTGTTTCGACAGTTAAATTTGATGATTATAATAACCGATTAAGtagaaaa gaTAGAATACCAGTAGTAAATCTACATTATAGAAGATCACAAAGTGCAGAAAGATGGATTGATCATCGACCTCCTGGATTAGTTCCGGTTGGTACCATTTTTCAACcagttattcgaaataaacgaAGTATCACACAATTAACAGATCCGAAAGATATTACAAACAAAGCATCCAGATATTGCCTTGTCGCACAGGAACAAGATACAGATGGTGAACTTGAAACTAAATTATACAAA gGAGATATATTACCAACTAGTGGAGGAGGAGCTCAAGTGGTATTTAATGATATGGAACATTTGAAACAAGTTTCGTTGCTTGCAAGAAGAAAACGTAGTAGTTATTTGAGCCccgaaaaaaattctacttcTCAAAAAAGTTATTGTGATtcggaagaaaataattcaaaaaaacctcgcgtataa
- the LOC107998695 gene encoding cilia- and flagella-associated protein 100-like codes for MSDPTSRACRERHIAQKRRKITVPRKKTLKEFFETQYYFTKGHEYMGEARNVLEEQSPFIYPPCSLMFAYFQYWKAKQRTTDKEKRTLSDTKALHQLLRSLRVDVDIEALEAKKHKDLDEAIAITDVDPRYFSELDARLVREKFSVRKYVEDCREILKCRLLAGEEMDDCIRIDQQFVEEQKRLDKIKRRYRRYISGFEEFLSKDHEESMKSLLLAENESKKTREMTDHRNKLSVEYGRVRLEVYHWEESWRTMKMCQRFLYQIAPISWRTEHDWIHRSHSGESITYDHTEDLFGRYRMLGDVASLDALIDFFEQDISEAGPADLYFQEPSELINVFKSIETQNLNALIHLESLAEPMAQMMLTIQNAEEQIKIEVGEITNTINELRASIHVLESRAIDLEKHANELLETVFRDSVCSEEVLRLQVFVEDAYESCVGPNEANLDSFSMMKWIEKIHDDLNLKLDTLPPEVVKACEKEGFKQELKVMKQTEEAAKKFELMHRLLVSLKRIMEPPPTKKRPMMWRSTPKMYRLKGVAMALEPTEEEMQYLTFFTNYCKTEDFTTYRPQFPDDFDLTFKKQEIVVTETEEDEDVLIKKFE; via the exons ATGAGCGATCCAACGTCAAGAGCTTGTAGGGAGCGTCATATCGCTCAGAAGAGACGGAAGATAACTGTGCCCAGGAAGAAAACTCTGAAGGAGTTTttcga GACCCAGTACTATTTTACCAAAGGCCATGAATACATGGGAGAGGCTAGAAATGTTCTCGAGGAGCAATCTCCTTTCATTTATCCTCCTTGCTCTCTCATGTTCGCTTATTTTCAATACTGGAAAGCGAAACAACGTACTACGGATAAGGAAAAAAGGACGCTTTCCGACACCAAAGCTTTACACCAGCTTTTACGATCTCTTCGT GTGGACGTGGACATCGAAGCCTTGGAGGCAAAGAAGCACAAAGATTTGGACGAAGCTATAGCCATCACCGATGTGGATCCACGTTACTTTTCGGAATTGGATGCCAGGCTAGTGAGAGAAAAATTCTCCGTACGCAAGTACGTGGAAGATTGTCGTGAGATTTTAAAGTGTCGGCTATTAGCTGGCGAGGAGATGGACGATTGCATTCGTATAGATCAACAATTCGTCGAGGAGCAAAAAAGACTCGATAAGATCAAG CGACGATATCGTCGATACATAAGCGGTTTCGAGGAATTTCTCTCCAAGGATCACGAGGAGAGTATGAAAAGTCTGCTACTCGCTGAGAACGAGTCGAAGAAAACTAGAGAGATGACGGATCACAGGAATAAGCTTTCCGTCGAGTATGGCCGGGTCAGATTGGAAGTATATCACTGGGAGGAGAGTTGGAGAACGATGAAGATGTGTCAACGATTCCTCTATCAGATAGCTCCGATTTCTTGGCGGACGGAGCACGATTGGATCCATCGCAGTCATTCCGGGGAGAGCATCACTTACGACCATACGGAGGATTTATTCGGACGATACAGAATGCTGGGCGACGTTGCTTCCCTCGACGCTCTTATAG ATTTCTTCGAGCAAGATATTAGCGAGGCAGGTCCTGCAGATTTGTATTTTCAGGAACCGTCCGAACTGATCAACGTGTTCAAATCGATAGAGACGCAAAATTTGAACGCGTTGATCCACTTGGAGAGTCTGGCAGAGCCGATGGCTCAAATGATGTTGACGATACAAAATGCTGAAGAACAGATCAAGATAGAAGTTGGAGAAATAACCAATACGATCAACGAGTTGCGC GCAAGCATTCACGTGTTGGAGAGCAGAGCCATAGATTTGGAAAAGCACGCGAACGAGCTTTTGGAAACCGTGTTCCGGGATTCCGTTTGCTCGGAGGAAGTGCTTCGTCTTCAGGTATTCGTCGAGGATGCGTACGAGAGTTGTGTCGGGCCAAACGAAGCGAATCTAGATAGTTTCTCCATGATGAAATGGATCGAGAAGATACACGACGACTTGAATTTGAAGCTGGATACTCTACCGCCGGAGGTGGTCAAGGCTTGCGAGAAAGAGGGCTTCAAGCAGGAGTTGAAGGTCATGAAGCAGACAGAGGAAGCTGCTAAGAAG TTCGAGCTTATGCATCGATTGCTGGTCTCCCTGAAACGCATAATGGAGCCACCTCCGACAAAGAAGAGGCCCATGATGTGGCGATCGACCCCAAAAATGTACAGATTGAAAGGAGTGGCGATGGCGCTGGAGCCAACCGAGGAGGAAATGCAATATTTGACTTTCTTCACCAACTATTGCAAAACGGAGGACTTCACCACCTATCGCCCTCAATTCCCGGACGATTTTGATCTGACGTTCAAGAAGCAAGAAATTGTAGTGACCGAAACCGAAGAGGACGAGGatgttttgataaaaaaatttgaatga
- the LOC107998750 gene encoding phosphatidylinositol 5-phosphate 4-kinase type-2 beta isoform X4 produces the protein MPSHFTFKEYCPLVFRNLRERFGIDDLDYKESMTRSQPILEDSSGKSGAKFYQSYDKLFIIKTLTGEEVERMNSFLKHYHPYIVERHGKTLLPQYLGMYRLTVDGVEHYVVAIRNVFSNHLTTHKKFDLKGSTVDREASDKEKEKDLPTYKDNDFVKEGMKIYIGEEAKTKLIETLTADVDFLTKLHLMDYSLLLGLHDCARAEQENRERAEKEEEEDNHEEEDDSESGSGLDSRGPMGDRLWGWSGVAGMTTPPESPHAALMRDTSLQYEDAIIPELDIYAIPSKEGAPTKEIYFLAIIDVLTHYGVRKQAAKAAKTVKYGANVDGISTCDPEQYGKRFIEFMSKAIE, from the exons atCACAACCTATATTAGAAGATTCATCTGGAAAAAGTGGTGCAAAATTTTATCAGTCTTatgataaattgtttattattaaaactcttACAGGAGAAGAAGTAGAAAgaatgaattcatttttaaaacattatcatCCA tatattgtGGAAAGACATGGAAAAACTTTATTACCTCAATATCTTGGCATGTATCGTTTGACAGTAGACGGAGTCGAACATTACGTCGTTGCTATAAGAAATGTATTTTCAAATCACCTAACTactcataaaaaatttgatctcaAAGGTTCAACAGTAGATCGTGAAGCTtctgataaagaaaaagaaaaagatttacctacttataaagataatgattttgttaaagaaggaatgaaaatttatattggtgAAGAAGCAAAAACTAAACTTATAGAAACATTAACTGCTGATGTTGAT tttttaacaAAGTTGCATTTAAtggattattctttattacttGGGCTACATGATTGTGCACGAGCTGAACAAGAAAATAGAGAACGTGctgagaaagaggaagaagaagataatcatgaagaagaagatgatagTGAATCGGGAAGTGGGCTTGATTCACGAGGTCCAATGGGAGa tcgTCTATGGGGTTGGAGTGGTGTTGCAGGTATGACAACTCCTCCTGAATCGCCACATGCTGCATTAATGCGCGATACAAGCTTACAATATGAAGATGCAATAATTCCtgaattagatatttatgcaATTCCTAGTAAAGAAG gtGCACCtactaaagaaatttattttttagccaTAATTGATGTGTTAACTCATTATGGTGTACGTAAACAGGCAGCAAAGGCAGCTAAAACGGTGAAGTATGGTGCTAATGTTGATGGTATATCAACCTGTGATCCAGAACAATACGGCAAGCGATTTATAGAATTCATGAGCAAAGCTATAGAATAA
- the LOC107998762 gene encoding CDGSH iron-sulfur domain-containing protein 3, mitochondrial, giving the protein MYLILKEIRQFVHFISKHRHIRYYCKKVEDDMEIPTNPLKEYYSANNQVTNGVVYDHKPFKYTCIAGKIYSWCLCGKSNRQPFCDGTHRNQFLQIKQKPIRFTVKETKDYWLCNCKQTSNRPFCDGTHLNENIVPKK; this is encoded by the exons atgtatttaattttaaaggaaattcgacaatttgtacattttatttcaaaacatCGACat attAGATATTATTGTAAGAAAGTAGAAGATGATATGGAAATTCCTACAAAtccattaaaagaatattatagtgCAAATAATCAAGTTACTAATGGTGTTGTATATGATCATAAACCTTTCAAATATACTTGTATAGCaggtaaaatatattcatggtGTTTATGTGGTAAAAGTAATAGACAACCATTTTGTGATGGCACTCATAGAAATCAGTTTcttcaaattaaacaaaaaccTATACGTTTTACTGTTAAGGAAACCAAAGATTATTGGCTCTGTAATTGTAAACAAACATCAAATCGACCATTCTGTGATGGTAcacatttaaatgaaaatattgtaccaaagaaataa